The sequence TTTCCTATACTTTCTAAGTCTTGTAATACGCCAGTTTCGTTGTTCCCCTGAATAATACAAACTAATAGTGTTTTGCTATTTATCAAACTTTTTAAGTGGTCTAAGTCTATAACACCATTTTTATCAACTTTAACAAAATCTATTTTGTATCCTTTTGATGACAGATATTTAAGGGGCATTAAAACTGATTTGTGTTCTATCTGGGTTGTAATAATGTGGTTTTTTTCTGGATAACTTTCTGCAAGACCTATAATAGCTAAGTTATTACTTTCTGTTGCACAAGAAGTAAAGATAATCTCGTCAGCATTACAACCTATATACTGAGATATTCCGTATCTACTTTTTTCTATCAGGTTTCTGGCTTTTTGTCCCTCTTTGTGTATAGAGCTCGGGTTTGCGTAATAATCCTTATAAAGAGTTTTTAAAGAGTCTAAAATCTCCGGTAGAACCGGAGAAGTTGCAGCATTGTCAAAGTAAATCATTGTTTAATCGTTTGCAACCTTTCTTTTAACTCTTCAACTGTAGACTCTTCGTTTAATCCTAAAATTTCTAAAAGTTTTTCTATACTGACCCATTTTTTAAGTACCATTCCTTGAGTTAAAAGCTTTTCAAATGGCTCGTCAAAGTCTACTAAACCTATATCTTTTAAAAATTTCGTAAAAAATCTTGAGTAGAGAAGATGAAGGACGGCGTGCTCTATACCACCGATGTATATGTCTACTGGCATCCAGTAGTTTACCTTTTCTTTATCAAAAGGTTTTTCTTGGTTTTTAGGGTCGCAGTATCTTAAAAAGTACCAAGAGCTGTCTATAAATGTGTCCATAGTGTCTGTTTCTCTTTTTGCAGGCTTTCCACATTTTGGACAGGTTGTATTTACAAACTCTTCTACCTTTGATAAAGGATTACCACCCATACCTGTAAACTCTACATTTTGAGGAAGTATTACGGGAAGGTCTTTTTCTGGTACAGGCACTATTCCGCAGGATTCACAGTATATAATAGGAATAGGTGTTCCCCAGTATCTTTGTCTTGATATGTTCCAGTCTCTAAGTTTGTAGTTGACTGTTTTTTTACCTATACCTTTTTCTTCTAAGAGCTGTGTTATTTTTTCTTTAGCTTCAGATGAGGTTAATCCTGAAAACTCTCCTGAGTTTATAAGTATTCCTTCTTCTTCGTAAGCTCCTTTTTCAAAGTCCCATTCTTTATCTAAAGGTTTTATAACTTGTTTTATTTGTAGGTTGTATTTTTTGGCAAACTCGTAGTCTCTTTGGTCGTGGGCAGGTACTGCCATTATGGCACCTGCTGCATAACCCCACAGAATGTAGTTTGCAGCGTATATTGGCACTTCTTCTCCAGTTAGAGGGTTTATAGCGTACCTTCCAGTAAATACACCTTCTTTTTCTTCTACAATAGACCTTTCTTTTGTAGAAAGAGATTTTATCTTTTCAACAAACTTTTTAACTTCTTCTTCATAAGGTGTGTTTTCTGATAGTTTTAAAACGATAGGGTTTTCTGGAGCAACTGCCATAAAAGTTACTCCATATAAAGTGTCTGGTCTTGTTGTAAATACTTCTAAGTATTCATCGCTGTCTTTTATTTTAAACTTAATTGTAGCACCTACCGATTTTCCTATCCAGTTTTCTTGCATTATTAAAACTTGAGAAGGCCATTTACCTTTTAGTTTTTCTAAATCTTGGAGTAATCTTTCTGCGTAATCTGTTATTTTTAAATACCAAGATGGGATTTCTTTTTGGACTACTTGAGTGCCACATCTCCAGCATTTTCCGTCAATTACCTGCTCGTTTGCTAAAACTGTAAGGTCGTGAGGACACCAGTTAACAAGAGCGGACTTTCTGTAGGCTATACCCTTTTCAAACATCTTTAAAAATATCCACTGATTCCATTTGTAATAATCTGGATTACAGGTTGCTACTTCTCTGTCCCAGTCATAAGAAAATCCAAGTCTTTTAAGCTGAGATTTCATGTAATCTATATTTTCGTAAGTCCATTTAGCTGGATGGATACCACTTTTTATTGCTGCGTTTTCTGCAGGCATTCCAAAAGCGTCCCATCCCATAGGATGTAGTGTGTTTTTACCTGTCATTCTGTAGTATCTGTTTATAACGTCCCCTATTGCGTAGTTTCTTACGTGTCCCATGTGTATCTTTCCAGAAGGGTATGGGAACATCTCAAGGACATAGTATTTATTCTGTTTGTTTTCACCTTCTACTGATTTAAAAACTTTTTCTTTTTCCCATTTTTCTAAATACTGTTTTTCTATTTCTTCAAATTTATACTCCATCTTTCTCTCCTTATTCGGTATCTCTGTAGTAAATTATGGTTGTATCATCTTCTACTTTTCCAGATAAAGATTCGTAAGATGAGTAATAGTAAGGTGTAAATGCTTCAAACTCAGCTGCGCAGGTATCTACTACCTTGTAAGATACTATTATTTTTCTTTTTCTTACTTCTTCTTCCGTTGTTTTAAGAAGTCTTGCAAGCTCTCTGTCTGAAAATCCCCATTGTTTAGCTTTTTCTAACTCTTGGTCTGTAATAGTATCTATAGTTTTAGTTGATAAGTAAAGCTCGTAATCTATTATTTCTTTTATCTGATTTAAGAACCATTTGTCTATGTGGGAAAGCTTGTTTATCTCTTCTACTGTATAACCTTTTCTAAAGGCTTCTGCTATGTACCAAAGTCTATCTGGGTTTGGCTTTATTATTTTTTCTTTTAAAGTATTTTCGTCTATGTTTTCTAATCCCATATAAAATCCGTATCTACCTAACTCTAAACTTCTGAGGGCTTTTTGAAGGCTTTCTTTAAATGTTCTTCCAATTGCCATCACTTCACCGACTGACTTCATCATTGTGGTTAGGGTAGGATCAGCTTCTGGGAATTTTGCAAAATCAAATCTTGGTATTTTTACAACTACATAGTCTATGGTAGGTTCAAAAGATGCTGGTGTTTTTTTAGTAATATCGTTAGGAAGCTCATCTAAAGTGTATCCTACTGCAAGTTTTGCTGCTATTTTTGCTATTGGAAATCCTGTAGCCTTTGATGCTAAGGCTGAAGACCTTGAAACTCTTGGGTTCATCTCTATAACGTAAAATTCTCCTGTTTTTGGGTTTTGTGAAAACTGTACGTTTGACCCTCCTGTTTCTACTCCAATCTCTCTCATTACTGCAATTGAGTAATTTCTAAGTATCTGATACTCTCTATCTGAAAGAGTCATAGCAGGAGCTATGGTTATACTGTCTCCTGTGTGGACTCCCATTGGGTCGAGGTTTTCTATAGAACAAATAATAACACAGTTATCGTTTTTATCTCTCATTACTTCCATCTCAAACTCTTTCCATCCTATAACAGACTCTTCAAGAAGGACTTCGTGGATAGGAGATGCATCTAAACCTGCTTTTACTTTAGGATAAAACTCTTCTCTGTTGTAGGCTATACTTCCTCCTGTTCCACCTAAGGTGAAAGATGGTCTTATAATAACAGGAAATCCAATCCAGTCTATTACTTCTTCAGCTTCTGCAACAGATTTAACAACGGCACTTTTAGGCATAGATAAGCCGATGTTTTCCATTGCTTTTTTAAAAAGGTCTCTGTCTTCTGCTTTTTTTATAACTTCGTACTTTGCACCGATAAGTTCAACGTTGTATTTGTCTAAAATGCCTTTCTCATACAGGTCTATTGCAAGGTTTAAAGCTGTTTGACCTCCAAGTGTAGGTAAGATTGCGTCAGGTCTTTCTTTTTCTATTATTTTTTCTAAAACTGGCGTTATAAGTGGTTCTATGTATGTTCTATCTGCTATGTTTGGGTCTGTCATTATGGTTGCAGGGTTAGAGTTTACAAGGATTACACGGTAGCCTTCTTCTTTTAGGGCTTTTGCACCTTGAGTCCCTGAGTAGTCAAACTCGGCAGCTTGTCCGATTACTATAGGTCCAGATCCGATTAGAAGGATTGTTTCAATGTCAGTCCTTTTTGGCATACTTTACCTCTTTGAGATTTTAGATATATATTTTAGCATTTTTGATACATGTCAGAAAATTTTAAAAAGGGGGTTTAATTATTGTATAATATGGATAAAAAAATCACAGGAGGAATACAGGCCATGAGAAGCTTAGTAAAATTTTCGGGGGCAATATTTTTTATTTCCTTTATAACATCTTGTGCAACAATAACAAGAGGAACAGAAGATGTACTAAATATTGAGTCTGATCCACCAAATGCTCAAGTTGTTTTATCAAATGGATTAACATGCAAAACACCTTGTAGTTTAAAATTAAAAAGAAAAGACAGCGTAGTAGTTAAAATTTCAAAAGATGGATACCAACCAGTTGAAGTTAATGTAGTTCCAAAAATTGCAGGTGCTGGAAGTGCTGGAATGGCAGGAAATGTTGTATTAGGCGGGATTATAGGTGCAGCTGTTGACGCTGGAAGTGGAGCCATGTATGATCTTACACCTAACCCCATAAAAGTTACTTTAGAAAAAGCTGTTGATGATAATATAAAAAATAAAGAAAATAATATAACAGAGAAACTTAAAAAAATTGAAGAAATGAAACAAAAAGGGTTAATAAGTCAGGAGGAATTTGACAAATTAAAATTAGAAATTCTAAAGAATGAAATAAATTAATCAAAACATTTTCGGAGCCGTTTAAGGCTCCTTTATTCTATTTCTATCTCCTTTTCCCTTGAAGATTGTCCTCTTATGATTTTTATCTTTGATTTTGGTATATCTAAAAATTCAGAAAGAAGCTCTATTACTTTTTCGTTTGCTTTACCTTTTTCTGGAATAGTAGTACATCTTACTTCGTAAAAATTTTCCTCTATCTTCTTTACTTCGTTTTTACTTGCTCCAGGTTTTACTTTTACTTTTATTCTCAATTTTATCTTTCTCTTATTCCAGCTATAAACTCTTCTACCATCTGTCTTGCTTGCCAGTCTTTATACTGGATAGGTGGATGTTTCATTGTGTAAGCTGAAATTGAGTATAAAGGTCCTCCTATTCCTCTGTCTTGAGCAAGTTTTGCACATCTTATTGCATCTATTGCAACTCCTGCACTGTTAGGAGAGTCTTCAACTTCAAGCCTTAGCTCTATATTCATAGGAACGTCTCCAAATAGTCTTCCTTCGATTCTTATAAATGCAAGTTTTTTATCTTTAAGCCATGGGACATAATCAGAAGGTCCTATATGAACATTTCTTGGGTCTATTCCATAAGGTATTAAGGAGGTTACTGCCTC comes from Sulfurihydrogenibium subterraneum DSM 15120 and encodes:
- the leuS gene encoding leucine--tRNA ligase — translated: MEYKFEEIEKQYLEKWEKEKVFKSVEGENKQNKYYVLEMFPYPSGKIHMGHVRNYAIGDVINRYYRMTGKNTLHPMGWDAFGMPAENAAIKSGIHPAKWTYENIDYMKSQLKRLGFSYDWDREVATCNPDYYKWNQWIFLKMFEKGIAYRKSALVNWCPHDLTVLANEQVIDGKCWRCGTQVVQKEIPSWYLKITDYAERLLQDLEKLKGKWPSQVLIMQENWIGKSVGATIKFKIKDSDEYLEVFTTRPDTLYGVTFMAVAPENPIVLKLSENTPYEEEVKKFVEKIKSLSTKERSIVEEKEGVFTGRYAINPLTGEEVPIYAANYILWGYAAGAIMAVPAHDQRDYEFAKKYNLQIKQVIKPLDKEWDFEKGAYEEEGILINSGEFSGLTSSEAKEKITQLLEEKGIGKKTVNYKLRDWNISRQRYWGTPIPIIYCESCGIVPVPEKDLPVILPQNVEFTGMGGNPLSKVEEFVNTTCPKCGKPAKRETDTMDTFIDSSWYFLRYCDPKNQEKPFDKEKVNYWMPVDIYIGGIEHAVLHLLYSRFFTKFLKDIGLVDFDEPFEKLLTQGMVLKKWVSIEKLLEILGLNEESTVEELKERLQTIKQ
- the carB gene encoding carbamoyl-phosphate synthase large subunit gives rise to the protein MPKRTDIETILLIGSGPIVIGQAAEFDYSGTQGAKALKEEGYRVILVNSNPATIMTDPNIADRTYIEPLITPVLEKIIEKERPDAILPTLGGQTALNLAIDLYEKGILDKYNVELIGAKYEVIKKAEDRDLFKKAMENIGLSMPKSAVVKSVAEAEEVIDWIGFPVIIRPSFTLGGTGGSIAYNREEFYPKVKAGLDASPIHEVLLEESVIGWKEFEMEVMRDKNDNCVIICSIENLDPMGVHTGDSITIAPAMTLSDREYQILRNYSIAVMREIGVETGGSNVQFSQNPKTGEFYVIEMNPRVSRSSALASKATGFPIAKIAAKLAVGYTLDELPNDITKKTPASFEPTIDYVVVKIPRFDFAKFPEADPTLTTMMKSVGEVMAIGRTFKESLQKALRSLELGRYGFYMGLENIDENTLKEKIIKPNPDRLWYIAEAFRKGYTVEEINKLSHIDKWFLNQIKEIIDYELYLSTKTIDTITDQELEKAKQWGFSDRELARLLKTTEEEVRKRKIIVSYKVVDTCAAEFEAFTPYYYSSYESLSGKVEDDTTIIYYRDTE
- a CDS encoding PEGA domain-containing protein; translation: MDKKITGGIQAMRSLVKFSGAIFFISFITSCATITRGTEDVLNIESDPPNAQVVLSNGLTCKTPCSLKLKRKDSVVVKISKDGYQPVEVNVVPKIAGAGSAGMAGNVVLGGIIGAAVDAGSGAMYDLTPNPIKVTLEKAVDDNIKNKENNITEKLKKIEEMKQKGLISQEEFDKLKLEILKNEIN
- a CDS encoding DUF167 domain-containing protein, encoding MRIKVKVKPGASKNEVKKIEENFYEVRCTTIPEKGKANEKVIELLSEFLDIPKSKIKIIRGQSSREKEIEIE